In the genome of Lathyrus oleraceus cultivar Zhongwan6 chromosome 4, CAAS_Psat_ZW6_1.0, whole genome shotgun sequence, the window GGATTTGCATTTCTAGAAAGTGAAAAATAGGAGAATGTTACTTAGGCGTGTCGGGAAATGTTGAAGGACAAAAAAAAAAGATGCCTAAAGTGATTGTTACCGACCACAATACCGTTTTGATAAATTCGGCTGCAAATGTATTTCCTACTTCTTATGCATTGTTTTGTATGTATCACACGACAAAGAATGTGAGAAGTCGAGATAATCACGCGGTAGGGACGAAACATATAAAGGTCGAAGATGAAAAAATGGTGAAGGCGGATGTGGTAGTGGAAAAATTAATGGATGCATGAAATGTTATACTAAATTCTTTCACTAAAGAGTTATATGTCAATTCCGTTGTAAATTTAAGAAAAGTCTGCGAGAAATATTCAGATTTGTTGAAATATGTTGAAAGAACAATTGAGGAAATTTGCTTATCCATAAACCACTGACTTGAAACCACCTTCTCAACCGATAAAAACAAAAGGTGGTTTTAAAATTTACTGCACTTAAATCACAATTTTATTAATTATTCTGATACGAtccattaattaattttaaattttcaatttaattttttaaCTAAATTATCGTTATTTTAACTTTTATAATCACGTCATGTCATTTCTTCGCAACTTAACATTTTCTCTCGATATTTAATATAAGTGATTAATTTGATTAATGAAACACGAAACTATTACATAAAATTTATTACAAAATTTACTATAgtaaaataaaatcataaattAATTCAATCTACTATAGAATATAACTTTAACTAAAATAATTTTCCTTTTATGAAAACAAAATGAAAATCCCACACAGAAATTAGGGATTTGACACTACTGAAAAAGACGAAACAACAACACGCATGGAAGGCGAAGCTCCATCAATGGAGAATCCCAAAATCTCAGCGTATTATCAGACTAGGTTAGCACACTTCGGCGTCGTCAGCACCGAGTGGCTAGCTCAGGCTCAGTCCGCAACAAAACCTATCCCATCATCATCAACCGACGCATACACTGATAAAGATGCCAATTTCTCTGTAATCGATGAATTCAATCGGTGGCGGAATCATCCCGATTTGGCCGAGGCTGTCGCCGCAATTCGTGCCCTCGCTGCCGTTATCAGCTCTAGTAAAGCTTCCACTATGATGCAACTCGAAATCGAACTCAAAAACGCCTCTGATACCCTCAAAGTATGcatttttatttcctttattcctgtagatttttgttttttttttttaatttaatttcatGCTGAAACCATTTTAATCACCCAACAAGCTTTTCAGGATATTTTATAAAAACATTAGTTTAACCATATCTTCATATTAGCACATGTGTGATAAACTCTTTAGTCGGTTAAATGTATGGTAAATGAGatatgaaaaataaataatattaatgTTGAAAAATGGGAAGTGgtagtttttatttattttatgtatttGAGTTATTGAGTTTTGGGATGAATTTGCTAAGATGAATGTGGGTTTAATTGAACGTTTACATTGACAGGCATGGGATACAACCTCTATCTCATTGACAGCGGCGTCTGATTTGTTTATGAGATACGTTACAAGGACATCAGCTTTGGAATTTGAAGACTTCAATTCTGCTAAAGCTCGCTTGATTGAGCGGGCTGACAAGTTTGGGGAAATATCCTACAAGGTTTGTCTGTGTGTGGTTGGTTGTGCTGTTAGCAAAAGTTTTCTTATTCCTGTTGGTGCGATTGgttatttgtttgttttgtttttgcaGGCTCGCAAGGTTATTGGAATGCTTAGTCAAGATTTTATCTTTGATGGCTGTACTATTTTGGTTCATGGtttttctagggttgtctttgAAGTTCTTAAACTGGCTGCGCATAATAAGAAACGCTTTCGGGTCTTCTGCACAGGTTTTTTTCTCTCTAAACTCTTGAGTATATGTTTGCATATTAGGATATGATATGTCCCAATAAACTGGCT includes:
- the LOC127076205 gene encoding uncharacterized protein LOC127076205, coding for MEGEAPSMENPKISAYYQTRLAHFGVVSTEWLAQAQSATKPIPSSSTDAYTDKDANFSVIDEFNRWRNHPDLAEAVAAIRALAAVISSSKASTMMQLEIELKNASDTLKAWDTTSISLTAASDLFMRYVTRTSALEFEDFNSAKARLIERADKFGEISYKARKVIGMLSQDFIFDGCTILVHGFSRVVFEVLKLAAHNKKRFRVFCTEGRPDRTGLRLSNELAKLDVPVKLVIDSAVAYTMDDVDMVFVGADGVVESGGIINMMGTYQIALVAKSMNKPVYVAAESYKFARHYPLDQKDLAPALRPVDFGVPIPSKVEVECSARDYTPPQYLTLLFTDLGVLTPSVVSDELIQLYL